A region from the Linepithema humile isolate Giens D197 chromosome 1, Lhum_UNIL_v1.0, whole genome shotgun sequence genome encodes:
- the Klp31E gene encoding kinesin-like protein KIF21A isoform X2 has product MADDSSVRVAVRIRPQVAREVIDMCRICTQVPQGEPQVFLGPDKAFTYDYVFDTQSDQSTIYETCVNRLVEGALDGYNATVFAYGQTGSGKTYTMGTGFDVEVDEFIVGIIPRAIQHLFNGITDKQERARERAQMPPEFKVTAQFLELYNEDLKDLLEPGGPRGGARIHEDTAGNIHLAGVEPRVVTSPEQALEYLRLGALSRTTGSTQMNTQSSRSHAIFTLYIKQQRCIKVEDPDADVDTSGVELANEFETLTAKFHFVDLAGSERLKRTGATGDRAKEGISINCGLLALGNVISALGDKTKKASHIPYRDSKLTRLLQDSLGGNSQTVMIACVSPSDRDFMETLSTLKYANRARNIKNKVTINQDKSSRTIASLRREIQQLQLELMEYRQGKRVVGEDGVNDAWHENQMLSSELQSLRTRVKALSETVEALTAKNALLLAEKATGQWMAASGGGDDQVTSLVQGYVQEIEELRARLLEAEAMYQQLKKRQMQVNAANPYGDSSFHSDSASVLFDAKKDVEKEIEALKVLKGQYSGSTIAKPDEGEMDDTENGQDSVSEDDSDDDSDRKEEDEEEAAMGRELEALTSDIDVKQRLIQELELSQRRLQTMKQHYEDKLAQLQARIRDTQEERDKVLLSLQQQPAPPTEKVKKLRDEYEKKLSNMQKEMRLLQSAKKEHARLLKNQSQNENRLRGLRNELSEMKRAKVKLLNKMREEAQRHKENELRRNREIAQLRKESRRHANVIRTLEADKRMKEVVLRRKQEEVTALRKRDRGLSQKAAGRTPVKPLNPKAMKQRWQTFERTITKQAIAKQAAAETEREMERLLQERQELGRDLEKLQKHRSQITSTRGDTVDIDEEIDNVKSKISYLQDSIAECQRDMVEMGDGEAEGEPGVEALISTIRTVDEAQYLLQRMLAFTVEQSCIAAQKQLEVRDMESRLNQVAQESDVQHQLLEHVLRDRDLLTLTNNQNNALAYSPASSRSSSPDTESYSQIILGEEKPRNSKVRRRTTQPQELLYGIHTPENMKADDQNQNHNHPLTRVPSAPGSLKGLVLTRNQHGNTGGSPTLSRRDSTSPRALRRPIHPGGGSMEQVAHTDISSPPGSPTTYRRFNSREENVFSRLTASRQPIASEPQPMKGIISQYQGKVQPRAILQCSHVAEGHSKAVLTICVTPDLLFSGSKDRTVKVWDLRTGIESFTLSGHPNNVVAVKYSAVHRLLFSVSSAYVKVWDLRASNGCIKTLFSSGQTQSGPIALSTPSRILQVPVGETTINDLALSLDEQELYTASSDKVRIWDLRKLAYTARLSTPHTAAVMCLAVAEDGRVIAGSKDHLISLAEPNVSGPSISLAPPHYDGVQCLTTIGSTLFSGSRDMCIKRWDLSKMELVQSQNNAHKDWILGLCTINNGSIMISGCRGGVLKAWSVPKDPLDPQDQRECTPIGEVRAHASAINAIATNQQHIFTASNSGEVKLWRIPDSSLSMSISTVSL; this is encoded by the exons ATGGCGGACGATTCGAGCGTACGCGTCGCCGTGCG AATAAGGCCTCAAGTAGCCCGCGAAGTGATCGATATGTGCAGGATTTGTACTCAGGTACCTCAAGGGGAGCCGCAGGTCTTCCTCGGCCCCGACAAGGCCTTTACGTATGATTACGTTTTCGATACGCAGTCGGATCAGAGCACGATTTACGAAACGTGCGTGAACCGTCTCGTGGAAGGCGCGCTGGACGGCTACAACGCGACGGTCTTCGCCTACGGGCAGACCGGCTCGGGCAAAACCTACACCATGGGCACCGGTTTCGACGTCGAGGTCGACGAATTCATCGTCGGAATAATTCCCAGGGCCATTCAACACCTGTTCAACGGAATAACGGATAAACAGGAGCGCGCGAGGGAACGCGCGCAAATGCCTCCCGAGTTCAAG GTCACAGCGCAGTTCCTAGAATTGTACAATGAGGATTTGAAAGATTTGCTGGAGCCGGGAGGCCCGAGAGGCGGTGCGCGCATCCACGAGGACACGGCGGGCAATATACATTTAGCGGGGGTGGAGCCGCGCGTCGTAACCAGCCCCGAGCAGGCGTTGGAGTATCTCCGACTGGGCGCGCTGTCGCGCACGACAGGATCCACGCAAATGAACACGCAGTCGTCCAGGTCGCACGCGATATTCACGCTGTACATCAAACAGCAGAGGTGCATCAAAGTCGAGGATCCCGACGCGGACGTCGACACGAGCGGCGTCGAGCTGGCGAACGAGTTCGAAACTTTAACCGCGAAGTTTCACTTTGTCGACCTGGCCGGCTCCGAAAGACTGAAGAGAACGGGCGCCACCGGCGACAGAGCGAAGGAAGGCATCTCTATAAACTGTGGATTG CTGGCTTTGGGCAATGTCATTTCCGCTCTCGGTGATAAAACGAAGAAAGCCTCGCACATACCGTACCGAGATTCCAAGTTGACGAGATTACTCCAAGATTCTCTCGGAG GAAACAGTCAAACCGTTATGATAGCGTGTGTGTCGCCGAGCGATAGGGATTTTATGGAGACCCTGAGCACGTTGAAATACGCGAATCGGGCGAgaaatataaagaacaaaGTTACAATCAATCAAGATAAGAGCTCGAGAACGATCGCTTCGCTACGACGAGAAATTCAACAGCTTCAATTGGAATTGATGGAATATAGACAAG GCAAGAGGGTCGTCGGCGAAGATGGAGTTAACGATGCCTGGCACGAGAATCAAATGTTGAGCAGCGAATTACAAAGTCTTCGGACCAGAGTGAAAGCACTTTCGGAAACTGTTGAGGCGTTGACCGCTAAAAATGCTCTTTTGCTGGCGGAAAAGGCAACGGGTCAGTGGATGGCGGCATCCGGCGGAGGCGATGATCAGGTGACTAGTTTGGTGCAAGGATATGTTCAAGAAATAGAAGAATTAAGAGCCCGTCTACTGGAAGCGGAAGCTATGtatcaacaattaaaaaagaggCAGATGCAA GTTAACGCGGCAAATCCTTACGGCGACAGTTCGTTTCATTCCGATTCCGCGTCCGTGTTGTTCGACGCTAAGAAGGACGTCGAGAAAGAAATAGAGGCGTTAAAAGTCTTAAAGGGGCAGTACAGCGGCAGCACGATCGCTAAACCGGACGAAGGAGAAATGGACGATACGGAGAATGGCCAGGACTCTGTAAGCGAGGATGATTCGGACGACGACTCCGATCGTAAAG AGGAAGACGAAGAGGAAGCGGCCATGGGTCGCGAATTGGAAGCGCTAACGTCCGACATCGATGTGAAGCAGCGCTTGATACAAGAGCTCGAGCTTTCTCAAAGACGTCTGCAAACTATGAAGCAGCATTATGAGGATAAATTGGCGCAGCTGCAAGCCCGCATCAGAGACACGCAAGAGGAAAGAGATAAAGTCTTGCTGTCGCTGCAACAGCAACCCGCGCCGCCCACTGAGAAAGTGAAAAAGTTACGCGACGAGTATGAGAAGAAGCTGTCCAACATGCAAAAGGAGATGCGGCTTCTTCAGTCTGCTAAGAAGGAACACGCGAGATTACTGAAGAATCAATCTCAGAATGAAAACAGACTGCGAGGTCTTAGAAATGAGCTGTCGGAGATGAAGAGAGCCAAAGTGAAACTGTTGAACAAGATGAGAGAAGAGGCTCAGCGGCACAAGGAAAACGAACTGAGGCGTAATAGAGAAATAGCGCAGTTGCGGAAGGAAAGCCGCAGGCACGCGAACGTCATCAGAACGCTGGAAGCCGACAAGCGAATGAAGGAGGTTGTGCTGCGACGTAAGCAAGAGGAGGTGACGGCGCTGCGGAAGAGAGACAGAGGATTGAGTCAGAAGGCCGCGGGACGCACGCCGGTGAAACCGCTCAATCCCAAAGCGATGAAGCAGAGGTGGCAGACGTTCGAGAGAACGATCACCAAGCAGGCGATAGCGAAGCAAGCCGCCGCGGAAACGGAGAGAGAAATGGAAAGACTGCTTCAGGAGAGGCAAGAGTTGGGAAGGGATTTGGAGAAGCTTCAGAAGCATAGAAGTCAGATCACGAGCACGAGAGGTGACACTGTCGATATCGACGAAGAGATCGACAATGTGAAGAGCAAAATCAGCTATCTGCAG GACAGCATCGCGGAGTGTCAACGAGACATGGTCGAGATGGGCGATGGCGAAGCGGAGGGCGAGCCGGGCGTCGAAGCGCTCATCTCTACGATCCGAACGGTGGACGAGGCGCAGTATCTACTCCAGCGGATGCTCGCGTTCACCGTGGAGCAAAGCTGCATAGCCGCGCAGAAGCAGCTCGAGGTGCGAGATATGGAATCGCGGCTGAATCAGGTGGCGCAAGAGAGCGACGTGCAACACCAGTTACTCGAGCACGTTCTACGCGACAGAGACCTTTTGACGCTCACGAATAATCAAAACAACGCGCTAGCTTACAGCCCGGCGAGCTCGAGAAGTTCTTCTCCCGACAC TGAAAGTTACAGCCAAATTATACTCGGTGAAGAGAAGCCGCGCAATAGTAAGGTCAGAAGAAGAACAACGCAGCCGCAAGAACTGCTCTACGGTATTCACACGCCTGAAAACATGAAGGCGGACgatcaaaatcaaaatcacAATCACCCTCTCACAAGAGTCCCCAGCGCGCCAGGCAGCCTCAA AGGATTAGTGTTAACGAGAAATCAGCATGGTAATACCGGCGGATCGCCAACCCTGAGCCGTCGTGACAGCACATCGCCCCGAGCTCTGCGACGGCCGATTCACCCGGGTGGAGGTTCCAT GGAGCAGGTAGCGCACACGGATATATCTTCGCCGCCCGGATCGCCGACCACGTATAGGCGATTCAACAGCCGCGAAGAGAACGTGTTCTCCAGGCTGACCGCGAGCAGGCAGCCGATCGCCTCCGAGCCGCAGCCGATGAAGGGAATCATCTCGCAATATCAGGGCAAG GTGCAACCGCGGGCAATTCTGCAATGCTCTCACGTGGCGGAAGGACACAGCAAGGCCGTCCTCACTATATGCGTGACGCCCGACCTGCTCTTCAGCGGCTCGAAAG ATCGCACGGTGAAGGTGTGGGACTTGAGAACGGGAATCGAAAGCTTCACTCTAAGCGGACACCCGAACAACGTCGTCGCCGTGAAGTACTCCGCTGTTCACCGGCTCCTGTTCAGCGTCTCCTCGGCGTACGTGAAGGTTTGGGACTTGAGAGCCAGCAACGGCTGCATAAAGACGCTGTTCTCGTCCGGCCAGACGCAGTCCGGTCCCATCGCGCTGTCGACTCCGTCCAGGATACTCCAAGTCCCCGTGGGCGAGACGACGATCAACGACCTGGCGCTCAGCCTCGACGAGCAGGAGCTGTACACCGCGTCCAGCGACAAGGTCCGCATATGGGATCTTCGCAAGTTGGCGTACACCGCCAGATTAAGCACGCCGCACACAGCGGCGGTTATGTGCTTGGCCGTCGCCGAAGACGGCCGAGTGATAGCCGGCAGCAAGGATCATCTGATATCGCTCGCCGAGCCCAATGTGTCCGGGCCGTCCATTAGCTTGGCGCCGCCGCACTACGACGGAGTCCAATGCTTAACCACGATCGGTTCCACGCTGTTTTCCG GCTCTAGAGACATGTGCATTAAACGATGGGATCTAAGCAAGATGGAGCTGGTTCAGTCGCAGAACAACGCTCACAAAGATTGGATTTTGGGCTTGTGCACGATCAATAATGGTTCCATAATGATTTCGGGATGCCGCGGCGGTGTGCTGAAGGCATGGTCCGTCCCCAAGGATCCGTTGGATCCCCAGGATCAGAGGGAATGCACGCCCATCGGGGAGGTTCGGGCGCACGCGTCCGCTATCAATGCGATCGCGACGAATCAGCAGCATATATTCACGGCGAGCAA CTCCGGAGAGGTGAAGCTGTGGCGTATACCCGATTCTTCATTATCTATGTCTATCTCCACAGTTTCCCTTTAA